The genomic region GTGGATATCTGCTGGCGCCGTTGCTGTGGTCGACCCAGGGCAGCGTCATCGGCTGGTCGCTCGCCGGACTGGTAACGGCGTGGGCAGGCCAGCGGCTCGGTTCGCAGGCTTGGGTGCGTTGTGCTGTGGCCGTGCAACTGCTCAGCGGCATCAGCTTTGCGCTCGACCCTGTCAGTAATTTCTACACACCGATGATCATCGCCCTGGCCGCAATGACCAGCGCCTGGTGTTTGCGGCAGCAGCAATCGACCCGCAGCTCCAAACTGCTGCTGGGCTGGGGCGTGGTGTGGTGGGGGCTGGCCGTGCTCGGCGAAGTGTGGCGCTCAGCCCCGACGGATTGGCACGCAACCTGGTTATACGCGGCAGCGGCGCTGAGCACAGGGTTGTGGTGCTGGCTGGCGCTGCGCCTGCGTTGGGTGGCGCTCGGGGCGGTGTGCACCTTGCTGATGCCGGTTGCCGGTATGGTGCTGCTTGGCACATGGGACGAGTACTACCATCCGGCCGCCAACCTCGCCGGGTTGGCATGGGTTGCGGTTTTCGCGCTGCACTTCGTTTCACTGCGCCGCCTGGCGTTGCTGGTGCCGCAGCAAGCGCTGAGTGTTGCCCATGTGCTCGGCTGCTGGATGTTGATCGGCGCGCTGACGCTGGAGCTGCGCTACGGCCTGATGCAGCTGTCGAGCGAGTACAACGCCTGGCGCTGGCTGGGTTGGGCGATTCTGCCAAGTCTGTATCTGGTGCTCGCGGCACCACCACGTGCCTGGCCGTGGCCGGTGTCGGCCTATCCGCGTGAGTACCGCGTGCTGGCCACGCTACCCCTGGCCGTATTGATGCTGGGGTGGTTCTGGCTGGCGAATATGTTCAGCGACGGTACCGCCAAACCGATGCCCTACGTGCCGCTGATCAGCCCGCTGGACCTGGGCCTGCTGTTTGCGTTGCTCGGGGTGTACCTGTGGTCGCGCAGCGTGGCGCTGCAGCGTGGGGCGCAAGTGACATTGATTGCCCAGGCGGTGGTGGGTGCCTCGTTGTTTGCTTTCTTTACCGCGCTGGTGATGCGCACCGCGCACCATTGGAGCGGTGTGCCGTTCCATTTGGATGCGCTGCTGGAGTCGATGCGGGTCCAGGCAGGGTTGTCGATTGTCTGGACCCTGATCGCCCTCGGCCTGATGATCGGCGGTCACCTGCGCCATCGTCGCGAAGTATGGCTGGTCGGTGCGGTGCTGATTGCGGTGGTGGTGGCCAAGCTGTTCTTTGTCGAGTTGAGTAACCGCGGCGGCCTGGCGCGAATCGTGTCGTTCATCGGCGTGGGTGGGTTGCTGCTGGTGGTGGGGTATTTCGCACCGCTGCCGCCCAAGCGGGCTGAGCCTGCGGGCAGGCCTTGAACTCTATTGGAGTTAAATCCTCTGATTAGAGGAAATACACCTCGACTCGCGCTAAACTGCGCGGGTTTTCAGCCCCCCATTCTCCGGAGCCGTCCATGTCCCGCGTTACCCTGAGTCGCTATTTGATCGAGCAGACCCGCAGCAACAACACGCCTGCTGATCTGCGCTTCCTTATCGAAGTGGTGGCGCGTGCTTGCAAGGAAATCAGCCACGCCGTATCCAAAGGCGCCCTCGGTGGCGTGCTGGGCAGCATGGGCACTGAGAACGTGCAAGGCGAAGTGCAGAAGAAACTCGACGTAATCTCCAACGAGATCCTGCTCGAAGCCAACGAATGGGGTGGTCACCTGGCTGGCATGGCGTCCGAAGAAATGGACAATGCCTACCAGATCCCGGGCAAATACCCGAAAGGCGCGTACCTGCTGGTATTCGATCCACTGGACGGCTCGTCCAACATCGACATCAACGCACCAGTCGGCACCATCTTCTCGGTACTGCGTTGCCCAAGCGAATACCTGAGCCAGAACGAAGCCCTGAACGAAAAGGCCTTCCTGCAGCCAGGCACTGAGCAGGTGGCTGCCGGCTATGCGATCTACGGCCCACAGACCATGTTGGTGCTGACCCTGGGCGACGGCGTCAAGGGCTTCACCCTCGACCGCGAAATGGGCAGCTTTGTGCTGACCCACGAAGACATTTCGATTCCTGCCTCTACCCAGGAATTCGCGATCAACATGTCCAACCAGCGTCACTGGGAAGAGCCGGTGAAACGTTACGTCAACGAGCTGATGGAAGGCGAAGAAGGTCCGTTGAAGAAGAACTTCAACATGCGCTGGGTCGCCGCGATGGTGGCCGACGTGCATCGCATCCTGACCCGTGGCGGCCTGTTCATGTACCCACGCGACAGCCGCGAGCCGTCCAAGCCGGGCAAGTTGCGCCTGATGTACGAAGCCAACCCGATGTCGTTCCTGGTCGAGCAGGCGGGCGGTGCGTCCACCGATGGCCACCAGCGTATCCTCGATATCCAGCCCGAAGGCCTGCATCAGCGCGTGGCGGTGTTCCTGGGTTCGAAGGAAGAAGTTGAGCGTGTGACCGGCTACCACAAGAAGTAATACACGGCGATAAATTATCCGCCGTGTTGTGAGGCCGTTCACCCTTGAAGAAGCCCCGAAACGTTTCAGCGTTTGCGGGGCTTTTTTGTTTTCGCTCGTCGGGAACCAGACACCTCTTTTCCCTTCTAAGCTTCTGGCAGATACCCCAGCTGCTTTGTCTCTCCAGGAGCTTTTCCATGTCTTTACGCCGTCTCGCCCTGCTGGCTTTTTGCGTGCTGTTAGCCGCTTGCAGCAAGGTCACTCAAGAAAACTACCAGAAATTGTCGGCCGGCATGGCCAAGGCCGAGGTAGAGTCGTTGCTGGGCAAGCCAACCGATTGTTCCGGCGCACTGGGCATGTCCAGCTGCACCTGGGGCGATAAAAACAGCTTTATCAGCGTGCAGTACGCCGGTGACAAAGTTCTGATGTTTTCCGGGCAAGGCCTGAAGTAAACCGGGGCGCGAGCCTGCGGGAGAAGAAGAATGATGCGTTTTGTTTTGTTCCTTTGCGCCAGCCTGTTTTTGGCGGGCTGTGCCAGCCATTCTGGCGATGATCTGCAACCCAAGACCGCGAGCAACGTCAACCTCAAGCGTTACCAGGGCACCTGGTATGAGTTGGCGCGTTTGCCCATGTACTTTCAGCGCAACTGCGCGCAATCCGAAGCGCGCTATACCTTGCTGCCGGACGGTGACATGTCGGTGTTCAATCGCTGCCTGACACCTGAATGGAAGTGGCAGGAGGCCAAAGGCACGGCCACGCCGCAAGTGCCCGGCAAGACCGACAAGCTTTGGGTCGAATTCAATAACTGGTTCACGTCACTGCTGCCGGGCGTCGCCAAGGGCGATTACTGGGTGCTGTATGTGAGCGATGACTACAAGACCGCCATCGTCGGCAGCCCGAGCCGGCGCTATATGTGGATCCTGTCGCGCACGCCGACGGTGAGCGCCGATACCCGTGAAGACTTGCTCAGTAGGGCGCGGCAGCAGGGGTATGACACCACGCGGTTGATCTGGCGTACTTCAGATAAACAAATGGCCAAGACTTCGCAGTAATTAAATGTGGGAGGGGGCTTGCTCCCGATGCAGTGTGTCAGCCAGTACATCTGATACTGACACACCGCTATCGGGAGCAAGCCCCCTCCCACATGTGTTAGGTGTTGGCCGTTAGCCCAACAGATCTCTCAAGACTTGCGTGAATACCCGGCTGCTTTCCTCTTCACCAGCATGCCGCCCGTCCCGCACCACCCACTTGCCATTGACCAGCACATCGCGCACCTGGCGATCGCCACCGGCGAACAGCCAGCGATTGAGAATCCCATCCTCACTGGCGGTGGCCAGGTACGGATCGTTACCGTCCAGCACGATCCAATCCGCACGCTTACCCACTTCCAAGCGACCAATCGGCTGGCCCAGTGCCTGTGCGCCACCGTCCAGCGCAGCATCGAACAGCGTGCGCCCAACCATCGGCTGATCACTGCGATACAGGCGATTACGCCGTTGATCGCGCAGACGCTGGCCGTATTCCAACCAACGCAGTTCTTCCACCACGCTCAGTGATACATGGCTGTCGGACCCGATACCCATGTGTCCACCCTGGGCGAGGAAATCCACCGCCGGAAAAATCCCATCGCCCAGGTTCGCTTCGGTGGTCAGGCACAAACCGGCAATCGCTCGACTCTTGGCCATGCGTGTCACTTCATCGGGGTCGGCGTGGGTGGCGTGCACCAGGCACCAGCGTTCATCCACTTCAACATTGTCATACAGCCATTGCAGCGGGCGCTTGCCGCTCCAGGCCAGGCAGTCGTCGACTTCTTTTTGCTGCTCCGCGATATGGATATGCACCGGGCAAGTCTTGTCACTGGCGGCCAGGACGTCGTGGATTTGCTGGGGGATGACGGCGCGCAGAGAGTGGAAACACAGGCCCAGTTGCTGCGCGGGTTGTGCCGCCAGGATCGGCTGCAAGCGTGCTTGCAGGTCCAGGTAGTTTTCGGTGCTGTTGATAAAACGGCGCTGGCCTTCATTCGGCGCCTGGCCGCCGAAGCCTGAGTGGGTATAGAGCACCGGCACCAACGTCAGGCCGATCCCGCTGCTGGCGGCCGCCAGGCTGATCTGGCGCGACAGCTCGGTACGGTCGGCATAGGGCTGGCCGCTGACATCGTGGTGCACGTAATGAAACTCGGCCACCGAGGTGTAGCCGGCCTTGAGCATTTCGATATACAACTGGCGGGCGATGACCTGCAATTGCTCGGGGCTGATCTTGCCGACCATGCGGTACATCAGGTCGCGCCAGGTCCAGAAACTGTCATTGGGGTTGCCTGCCACTTCGGCCAAACCCGCCATGGCGCGCTGGAACGCATGGGAATGCAGGTTAGGCATGCCCGCCAATACCGGGCCTCTGAGCCGTTCGGCGCCGTCTGCACTGGCATTGGCCTCCACCTGGGCCAGCAGGCCATCGGCGCTGACCTCAAGACGTACATCGTTGGCCCATCCATTAGGCAGCAGCGCGCGTTCGGCAAAGAAAGCGGACATGATCAAGGCACCCCGGTCGTGTGTTTATTTGTATATACATATACAGACGTTTGCCTGCTCGGTAAACTCCGGCAATCTATGCATCTTTTCTTCCTGCAAGGATTCCCTGTGCCGACTCCGCCCGCCAAGTCTTCGCTGGCTGCCCACATGGACGAAAGTCCGGCGCCCTTGTACGCCCGCGTCAAACAGATGATCAGCCAGCAGATTCTCAACGGCAACTGGCCGCCCCATTACCGCGTGCCGTCGGAGAGCGAGCTGGTCAGCCAGTTGGGCTTCAGCCGCATGACCATCAACCGCGCACTGCGCGAACTGACCGCCGAAGGGATGTTGGTGCGCATGCAAGGGGTCGGCACGTTCGTCGCCGAACCGAAGAGCCAGTCAGCGCTGTTTGAGGTGCACAACATCGCCGATGAGATCGCTTCCCGCGGGCATCGGCACACGTGCCAGGTCATCACCCTGGGCGAAGAAGCCGCCGGTTCCGAGCGTGCCGTGGCCCTGGAAATGCGCGAAGGCGGACGGGTGTTTCATTCGTTGATCGTGCATTACGAGAACGATATTCCGGTGCAAATCGAAGACCGTTTCGTCAATGCCCTGGTCGCGCCGCAATACCTGCAACAGGATTTCACCCAGCAGACTCCCTACGCCTACTTGAATCAGGTCGCGCCATTGACCGAGGGCGAGCATGTGGTTGAGGCGATCCTTGCCGACGCCGCCGAGTGCAAGTTGTTGCAGATCGAGCCGAGCGAACCGTGCCTGTTGATTCGTCGCCGCACCTGGTCAGGTCGCCAGCCGGTCACCGCTGCGCGGTTGATCCACCCCGGTTCCCGTCACAGCCTGGAAGGGAGGTTCAGCAAATGAGTGAAGTCAAGATCTGGCGCGCCGCTGACTATGTGCGCATGCCGTGGAAAAACGGCGGCGGCAGTACCGAAGAGATCACCCGTGATGCGGGCACTGGCCTGGATGGATTTGGCTGGCGCCTGTCGATTGCCGATATTGCCGAATCGGGCGAATTCTCCACGTTCGCCGGTTACCAGCGCGTGATTACGGTGATCAAGGGCGCGGGCATGGTGCTGACCGTTGACGGCGAGGAACAGCGCGGTTTGCTGCCGTTGCAGCCATTCGCGTTCGCGGGAGACAGCCAAGTGACGTGCCGTCTGATTACCGGGCCGATCCGCGATTTCAACCTGATCTATTCGCCTGAGCGTTATCAC from Pseudomonas synxantha harbors:
- a CDS encoding formimidoylglutamate deiminase, translating into MSAFFAERALLPNGWANDVRLEVSADGLLAQVEANASADGAERLRGPVLAGMPNLHSHAFQRAMAGLAEVAGNPNDSFWTWRDLMYRMVGKISPEQLQVIARQLYIEMLKAGYTSVAEFHYVHHDVSGQPYADRTELSRQISLAAASSGIGLTLVPVLYTHSGFGGQAPNEGQRRFINSTENYLDLQARLQPILAAQPAQQLGLCFHSLRAVIPQQIHDVLAASDKTCPVHIHIAEQQKEVDDCLAWSGKRPLQWLYDNVEVDERWCLVHATHADPDEVTRMAKSRAIAGLCLTTEANLGDGIFPAVDFLAQGGHMGIGSDSHVSLSVVEELRWLEYGQRLRDQRRNRLYRSDQPMVGRTLFDAALDGGAQALGQPIGRLEVGKRADWIVLDGNDPYLATASEDGILNRWLFAGGDRQVRDVLVNGKWVVRDGRHAGEEESSRVFTQVLRDLLG
- the hutC gene encoding histidine utilization repressor, with amino-acid sequence MDESPAPLYARVKQMISQQILNGNWPPHYRVPSESELVSQLGFSRMTINRALRELTAEGMLVRMQGVGTFVAEPKSQSALFEVHNIADEIASRGHRHTCQVITLGEEAAGSERAVALEMREGGRVFHSLIVHYENDIPVQIEDRFVNALVAPQYLQQDFTQQTPYAYLNQVAPLTEGEHVVEAILADAAECKLLQIEPSEPCLLIRRRTWSGRQPVTAARLIHPGSRHSLEGRFSK
- a CDS encoding lipocalin family protein, with protein sequence MMRFVLFLCASLFLAGCASHSGDDLQPKTASNVNLKRYQGTWYELARLPMYFQRNCAQSEARYTLLPDGDMSVFNRCLTPEWKWQEAKGTATPQVPGKTDKLWVEFNNWFTSLLPGVAKGDYWVLYVSDDYKTAIVGSPSRRYMWILSRTPTVSADTREDLLSRARQQGYDTTRLIWRTSDKQMAKTSQ
- a CDS encoding lipoprotein; the encoded protein is MSLRRLALLAFCVLLAACSKVTQENYQKLSAGMAKAEVESLLGKPTDCSGALGMSSCTWGDKNSFISVQYAGDKVLMFSGQGLK
- a CDS encoding class 1 fructose-bisphosphatase: MSRVTLSRYLIEQTRSNNTPADLRFLIEVVARACKEISHAVSKGALGGVLGSMGTENVQGEVQKKLDVISNEILLEANEWGGHLAGMASEEMDNAYQIPGKYPKGAYLLVFDPLDGSSNIDINAPVGTIFSVLRCPSEYLSQNEALNEKAFLQPGTEQVAAGYAIYGPQTMLVLTLGDGVKGFTLDREMGSFVLTHEDISIPASTQEFAINMSNQRHWEEPVKRYVNELMEGEEGPLKKNFNMRWVAAMVADVHRILTRGGLFMYPRDSREPSKPGKLRLMYEANPMSFLVEQAGGASTDGHQRILDIQPEGLHQRVAVFLGSKEEVERVTGYHKK
- a CDS encoding HutD family protein, translated to MSEVKIWRAADYVRMPWKNGGGSTEEITRDAGTGLDGFGWRLSIADIAESGEFSTFAGYQRVITVIKGAGMVLTVDGEEQRGLLPLQPFAFAGDSQVTCRLITGPIRDFNLIYSPERYHARLQWVDGVQRFFSTAQTVLVFSVADEVKVLGETLGHHDCLQVDGNAGLLDISVTGRCCLIELTARG